From a region of the Tenggerimyces flavus genome:
- a CDS encoding DUF899 family protein, which yields MTDHTSDPALPPVVDRETWLAARRALLEREKAHTHEGDAIAAERRRLPMAEVDASIEVVGPNGPTTLLETFEGRKQLIAYYHAWWPGKPAPEQCEGCTFFNSQVRELSYIHSRDITYAVFCKGPYEESRRYRDFLGLEMPWYSAEKTAPQLLEGRDWQSHHLVFYVRDGEKVYETYYTGGRGVEIMTGTHGMWDMSVYGRQETWEDSPEGWPQPWGTEEHPDGWRRDGRPLVQWASIEAGRDDTLS from the coding sequence ATGACCGACCACACTTCCGACCCGGCTCTCCCGCCTGTGGTGGACCGCGAGACCTGGCTCGCCGCCCGTAGGGCGCTGTTGGAGCGCGAGAAGGCGCACACCCACGAGGGGGACGCGATCGCGGCGGAGCGGCGCCGGCTGCCGATGGCGGAGGTGGACGCCAGCATCGAGGTCGTCGGGCCGAACGGTCCGACGACGCTCCTCGAGACGTTCGAGGGCCGCAAGCAGCTGATCGCGTACTACCACGCCTGGTGGCCCGGCAAGCCCGCCCCGGAGCAGTGCGAGGGCTGCACGTTCTTCAACAGCCAGGTGCGCGAGCTGTCGTACATCCACTCCCGTGACATCACGTACGCGGTGTTCTGCAAGGGGCCGTACGAGGAGAGCCGCCGCTACCGCGACTTCCTCGGCCTGGAGATGCCGTGGTACTCCGCCGAGAAGACCGCGCCGCAGCTGCTCGAGGGGCGCGACTGGCAGAGCCACCACCTCGTCTTCTACGTCCGCGACGGCGAGAAGGTGTACGAGACGTACTACACCGGCGGCCGCGGCGTGGAGATCATGACGGGCACCCACGGCATGTGGGACATGTCGGTCTACGGACGCCAGGAGACGTGGGAGGACTCCCCCGAGGGTTGGCCGCAGCCCTGGGGCACCGAGGAGCACCCGGATGGCTGGCGGCGGGACGGCCGCCCGCTCGTCCAGTGGGCCAGCATCGAGGCCGGCCGGGACGACACGCTCAGCTAA
- a CDS encoding DUF1345 domain-containing protein yields MRWWNREFPRQSLASVLASPGLLIPGAGLVKLLAVWGLYAVAYLLLTWLTFRGHEPVKLRTVALATRAKHPVHRWIGTSPEQVSQVAAGIAMLATVQALPRAQTLDAPPTLVLGICVLAIVGSWVTLQTGFVVTYLRLYAETGGLEFPGEDEPNLIDFAYFAVSVGTTFGTTDVTVTQSRVRRQVLAHGVLAFFFNTLILAAAVTFVASYLTG; encoded by the coding sequence ATGCGCTGGTGGAATCGGGAGTTCCCACGACAGAGCCTGGCCTCGGTCCTCGCGTCGCCCGGACTGCTCATTCCGGGCGCCGGGCTGGTCAAGCTCCTCGCGGTCTGGGGCCTGTACGCCGTGGCCTACCTGCTGCTCACCTGGCTCACCTTCCGCGGGCACGAACCCGTGAAGCTGCGCACGGTCGCGCTCGCGACGCGGGCGAAGCATCCGGTCCACAGATGGATCGGGACCAGTCCGGAGCAGGTGTCCCAGGTCGCCGCGGGCATCGCGATGTTGGCGACCGTCCAGGCGTTGCCGCGAGCTCAGACGCTGGACGCACCGCCGACGCTGGTCCTCGGCATCTGTGTGCTGGCCATCGTCGGTTCCTGGGTGACCCTGCAGACCGGATTCGTCGTCACCTACCTCCGCCTGTACGCCGAGACCGGCGGGCTGGAGTTTCCCGGCGAGGACGAGCCGAACCTGATCGACTTCGCCTACTTCGCCGTCTCGGTCGGCACCACGTTCGGCACCACCGACGTCACGGTCACGCAGAGCCGGGTGCGGCGCCAGGTACTCGCCCACGGCGTTCTCGCCTTCTTCTTCAACACCCTGATCCTCGCCGCCGCCGTCACGTTCGTCGCCTCCTACCTCACCGGATAG
- a CDS encoding protein kinase domain-containing protein produces MTQRTLNDRYELETVVGHGGMAEVWRGYDRRLGRAVAVKVLRSDLASDDVFVERLRREARSVARLNHPSIVAIYDAGGDQVDGVLLPYLVMEYVDGRPLSHVLGDGQRLTTERALQVTMAILEALEFSHRAGFVHRDIKPANIMLTADDGVKVMDFGIARALAEASAELTKTAQVLGTARYLSPEQATGGAVDGRSDVYSTGCLLYELLAGRPPYTAETAMGVIGLHVQADVPLARDADWDVPAALSAIAARAMAKDPADRFQSAAEMREALAAYVDPAAPVVAAPAAAVARRRGPAVLYGLAAAGVVLAIAGGSYLLTDRTAPVSDPRPANTSGADPADGAAPADPGTQGDEVSQSGDTEGSGNNRPPGPRPDASTSVTPGSTPAPGPTPTAAVPPPPGETSEPEPSTSPDPSPSPTDSDSPSPSPEPSESPEPSDSPSPSVEPSPTPTETDPPEPTNPTPTEPSTSTSPDATPTGESDRQA; encoded by the coding sequence GTGACACAGCGAACGCTGAACGATCGGTACGAGCTCGAGACGGTCGTCGGACACGGGGGAATGGCCGAGGTTTGGCGGGGATACGACCGCCGCCTCGGCCGCGCGGTCGCGGTGAAGGTCCTGCGATCGGACCTCGCGTCCGACGACGTTTTCGTCGAACGGCTCCGGCGCGAGGCCCGTTCGGTGGCTCGGCTCAACCACCCGTCGATCGTCGCGATCTACGACGCCGGCGGTGACCAGGTCGACGGCGTACTCCTCCCCTATCTGGTGATGGAGTACGTCGATGGCCGCCCGCTCAGCCACGTGCTGGGCGACGGGCAGCGGCTCACGACCGAGCGGGCGCTGCAGGTGACGATGGCGATCCTCGAGGCGCTGGAGTTCAGCCACCGCGCCGGGTTCGTGCACCGGGACATCAAGCCGGCCAACATCATGCTCACCGCCGACGACGGCGTGAAGGTGATGGACTTCGGCATCGCCCGGGCACTGGCCGAGGCTTCGGCGGAGCTCACCAAGACCGCGCAGGTGCTCGGCACCGCGCGCTACCTGTCGCCGGAGCAGGCGACCGGTGGCGCGGTGGACGGGCGCAGCGACGTGTACTCGACCGGCTGCCTGCTGTACGAGCTGCTCGCCGGGCGGCCTCCGTACACCGCGGAGACCGCGATGGGCGTGATCGGGCTGCACGTCCAGGCGGACGTGCCGTTGGCGCGGGACGCCGACTGGGACGTTCCGGCGGCACTGTCGGCGATCGCGGCTCGGGCGATGGCGAAGGATCCGGCGGACCGGTTCCAGAGCGCCGCGGAGATGCGCGAGGCGCTTGCCGCGTACGTCGACCCTGCCGCTCCGGTCGTTGCCGCTCCTGCCGCCGCTGTGGCGCGGCGCCGTGGTCCGGCAGTGCTGTACGGGCTCGCCGCTGCTGGCGTGGTGCTGGCGATCGCCGGTGGCTCGTACCTGCTCACCGACCGTACGGCGCCCGTCTCCGACCCGCGGCCCGCGAACACCTCCGGCGCCGACCCCGCCGATGGTGCGGCCCCGGCCGACCCCGGCACGCAGGGCGACGAGGTCAGTCAGAGCGGGGACACCGAGGGTTCGGGCAACAACCGGCCGCCCGGTCCGCGACCGGACGCCAGCACGAGCGTGACGCCGGGCAGCACGCCGGCACCCGGCCCCACCCCGACCGCCGCCGTACCGCCGCCTCCGGGCGAGACGTCGGAACCGGAGCCCTCGACGTCGCCGGATCCCAGCCCGTCCCCGACCGACAGCGACTCGCCGTCGCCGTCGCCCGAACCGTCGGAGTCACCGGAGCCGTCGGACTCCCCCAGCCCGTCCGTGGAGCCCAGCCCGACGCCCACGGAGACGGACCCACCGGAGCCGACCAATCCGACGCCGACCGAGCCGTCCACCTCCACCAGCCCCGACGCGACACCCACGGGCGAGTCCGACCGGCAAGCGTGA
- a CDS encoding DEAD/DEAH box helicase produces the protein MPSTERRSRAANFRTPRKRHQHKRPNARPAVSAAPPSAGSELDAKLDAAAQLDPDTLPKGFAGLGLPEKLVTTLNRRGIDAPFAIQARTLPDALAGRDVLGRAQTGSGKTLAFGLPMLTRLAVEEGRRLPGKPRGLVLVPTRELAQQVTDAIAPLGHALGLKTTAVYGGASMSRQISALRNAADIVVATPGRLIDLIEQRECDLGQISIAVLDEADYMADLGFMPAVTRILDLTPDGGQRLLFSATLDRGVDKLVRRYLVDPAFHAVAAAAAPVESVEHRVFTLRTEDKVVVAAEIAARPGRTLYFVRTKHGADRLAKQFSRIGVDAVAIHGNLTQGARRRALESFANGSPRVLIATDVAARGIHVDDVDLVVHFDPSGDHKDYLHRSGRTARAGATGTVVSLVQYDQRREVARLHEKAQVSPSQDDVVPGHAAVRQIATSGTPIVVKETPQRSTSDRPRREHSPRRYGNGPRTRSPRNRPRAARTA, from the coding sequence ATGCCGTCCACAGAACGCCGCTCTCGCGCGGCCAACTTCCGCACGCCCAGAAAGCGTCACCAACACAAGCGTCCCAACGCCCGTCCCGCTGTCAGCGCGGCGCCGCCCTCCGCGGGCAGCGAGCTCGACGCGAAGCTCGACGCGGCGGCTCAGCTCGACCCCGACACGCTGCCCAAGGGCTTCGCCGGCCTCGGCCTGCCCGAGAAGCTGGTCACCACGCTGAACCGGCGCGGCATCGACGCGCCGTTCGCCATCCAGGCCCGCACGCTCCCCGACGCGCTCGCCGGGCGCGACGTCCTCGGCCGCGCCCAGACGGGCTCGGGCAAGACGCTCGCGTTCGGGCTGCCGATGCTCACCCGCCTCGCGGTGGAGGAGGGACGTCGCCTGCCGGGCAAGCCGCGCGGCCTCGTCCTCGTTCCCACCCGCGAGCTCGCCCAGCAGGTCACCGACGCGATCGCGCCGCTCGGCCACGCGCTCGGGCTCAAGACCACCGCGGTGTACGGCGGGGCCTCGATGTCCCGCCAGATCAGCGCGCTCCGCAACGCCGCCGACATCGTCGTCGCGACGCCGGGCCGCCTGATCGACCTGATCGAGCAGCGCGAGTGCGACCTCGGCCAGATCAGCATCGCCGTTCTCGACGAGGCCGACTACATGGCCGACCTCGGGTTCATGCCGGCCGTCACCCGGATCCTCGACCTCACGCCGGACGGCGGGCAGCGGCTGCTGTTCTCCGCCACGCTGGACCGTGGTGTCGACAAGCTCGTTCGCCGGTACCTCGTCGACCCGGCCTTCCACGCGGTCGCCGCGGCCGCCGCGCCGGTCGAGTCGGTCGAGCACCGCGTGTTCACGCTGCGCACCGAGGACAAGGTCGTCGTCGCGGCGGAGATCGCCGCGCGCCCGGGCCGGACGCTGTACTTCGTCCGCACCAAGCACGGCGCCGACCGGCTCGCCAAGCAGTTCAGCCGGATCGGCGTCGACGCCGTCGCGATCCACGGCAACCTCACCCAGGGTGCCCGGCGGCGCGCGCTCGAGTCGTTCGCGAACGGCTCCCCGCGCGTGCTGATCGCCACCGACGTCGCGGCCCGCGGCATCCACGTGGACGACGTCGACCTGGTCGTGCACTTCGACCCGAGCGGTGACCACAAGGACTACCTGCACCGGTCCGGTCGTACGGCTCGCGCCGGCGCCACCGGCACCGTCGTGTCGCTCGTCCAGTACGACCAGCGGCGCGAGGTCGCGCGGCTGCACGAGAAGGCTCAGGTCTCCCCGAGCCAGGACGACGTCGTGCCCGGGCACGCCGCCGTCCGCCAGATCGCCACGTCCGGTACGCCGATCGTGGTGAAGGAAACGCCGCAGCGCAGCACGTCCGACCGACCGCGCCGTGAGCACAGCCCGCGTCGGTACGGCAACGGTCCGCGCACGCGGAGCCCTCGTAACCGGCCCCGCGCTGCCCGGACTGCGTAA
- a CDS encoding DHA2 family efflux MFS transporter permease subunit, which produces MGFGDGVAMVTNGGSQLALASGPGRWVLAATVLGSGMAFLDGTVVNVALPAIARELGGGLVTQQWVLDGYLLTLSALLLLGGALGDRYGRRIIFLIGLIAFTVASVVCGLAPTGGALIGARLLQGIGGALLVPGSLALINAVIQSSDRGKAVGSWAGLTGVASAAGPFVGGWLVDAVSWRWVFLLNIPLAIVAVWVVVRHVPESRPATSGSLDWVGAVAVTLGLTGVTYALIEMPAHGWSPLVVVAAVVGVVCLVAFPLVELRSPNPLLPMSLFRNAQFTGTNIVTIAVYGALGGAFFLLTLQLQQGVGYGALQAGLSTLPITIVMLLLSSRIGALAQRTGPRLPMTVGPIVAGVGLALMSTIGPGGSFLVNVLPAVLVFGLGLSITVAPLTSTVLAGLDEAHVGAGSGANNAISRVAGLITVAVLPSIAGIQSSGDGDLGPGFDRAMLISAGLCVIGGVIAFLTVRNATRVQQHTLPSLNHGCQDPCTRVPTGSGASTG; this is translated from the coding sequence GTGGGTTTTGGGGACGGAGTGGCGATGGTCACGAACGGTGGTTCTCAGCTGGCTCTCGCCTCCGGACCCGGGCGGTGGGTCCTCGCGGCGACCGTGCTCGGGTCGGGGATGGCGTTCCTCGACGGCACTGTGGTGAATGTCGCACTCCCGGCGATCGCCCGCGAGCTCGGCGGCGGCCTGGTGACCCAGCAGTGGGTGCTCGACGGCTACCTGCTGACGCTGAGCGCGCTGCTGTTGCTGGGCGGGGCGCTGGGGGACCGGTACGGGCGGCGGATCATCTTCCTCATCGGGCTGATCGCGTTCACGGTCGCGTCCGTGGTCTGCGGTCTGGCGCCGACCGGCGGCGCGCTGATCGGCGCGCGGCTGCTGCAGGGGATCGGCGGCGCGCTGCTGGTGCCGGGGAGCCTGGCGCTGATCAACGCGGTCATCCAGTCCTCGGACCGCGGCAAGGCAGTGGGGTCGTGGGCCGGGCTGACCGGTGTGGCGTCGGCGGCGGGGCCGTTCGTCGGTGGCTGGCTGGTCGACGCGGTGTCGTGGCGCTGGGTGTTCCTGTTGAACATCCCGTTAGCGATCGTCGCGGTCTGGGTGGTCGTCCGGCACGTCCCGGAGAGTCGGCCGGCGACGTCGGGTTCGCTCGACTGGGTCGGTGCGGTGGCGGTGACGCTGGGACTCACCGGCGTGACGTACGCGCTGATCGAGATGCCGGCGCACGGCTGGAGTCCGCTCGTGGTGGTCGCGGCCGTCGTGGGTGTGGTGTGTCTGGTCGCGTTTCCTCTGGTGGAGCTGCGGTCGCCCAATCCGTTGCTACCGATGAGCCTGTTCCGCAACGCGCAGTTCACGGGGACGAACATCGTGACGATCGCGGTGTACGGGGCGTTGGGTGGCGCGTTCTTCCTTCTGACGTTGCAACTTCAGCAGGGCGTGGGGTACGGAGCCTTGCAGGCTGGGCTGTCGACGTTGCCGATCACGATCGTGATGCTGTTGCTGTCGTCGCGGATCGGCGCGCTGGCGCAGCGGACCGGGCCGCGGTTGCCGATGACGGTGGGGCCGATCGTCGCCGGCGTCGGGTTGGCGTTGATGTCGACGATCGGGCCGGGTGGCTCGTTCCTGGTGAACGTCCTGCCGGCGGTGCTGGTCTTCGGTCTGGGCCTGTCGATCACCGTGGCGCCGTTGACGTCGACGGTGCTGGCGGGCTTGGACGAAGCGCACGTGGGTGCGGGATCGGGTGCGAACAACGCGATCTCGCGCGTGGCCGGGCTGATCACGGTCGCGGTGCTGCCGTCGATCGCGGGCATCCAGTCGTCGGGGGACGGCGACCTCGGGCCGGGCTTCGACCGCGCGATGCTCATCTCCGCCGGGCTGTGCGTGATCGGCGGCGTGATCGCGTTTCTGACCGTACGGAACGCCACCCGCGTCCAGCAGCACACGCTGCCGTCGCTCAACCACGGCTGCCAGGACCCCTGCACCCGCGTCCCCACCGGCTCCGGCGCGAGCACGGGATGA
- a CDS encoding bleomycin resistance protein, with amino-acid sequence MSLVPELLVTDLEASLAFWCGLCGFTVAYERRDEGFAYLTRGAAHVMLEQAGVGRNWLTGALDHPRGRGVNFQIAVDDLDPILANLKAAKHKPFMAPETRYYRVGDEDHGVRQFLVTDPDGYLLRFQQPVPR; translated from the coding sequence ATGAGCCTCGTTCCCGAGCTGCTCGTCACCGATCTCGAAGCCAGCTTGGCGTTCTGGTGCGGCCTGTGTGGGTTCACCGTCGCGTACGAACGGCGGGACGAGGGCTTCGCCTACCTGACCAGGGGAGCGGCGCACGTGATGCTCGAGCAGGCGGGCGTCGGGCGGAACTGGCTCACCGGCGCGCTCGACCACCCGCGCGGCCGCGGCGTCAACTTCCAGATCGCCGTCGACGACCTGGACCCGATCCTCGCCAACCTCAAAGCCGCCAAGCACAAACCGTTCATGGCACCGGAGACGAGGTACTACCGGGTCGGCGACGAAGACCACGGCGTGCGCCAGTTCCTCGTCACCGACCCCGACGGCTACCTGCTGCGCTTCCAGCAGCCGGTTCCGCGCTAG
- a CDS encoding nucleotidyltransferase domain-containing protein has translation MDPRLSGWRERAASRSREAIEALAAVPGVTGLVLGGSFGRGLHWPLSDLDVMAICSGRPVPEVAQDVDRCAYQLSEMWGSSGIYTAVDAGRLTYGEDEIRQLDGTLDRLADPRWLHGMDKIYDGVAAHDPHGAAQAFLDWSARYRFEPAVVERRIATWFGLADTALARAQTLDPTGAWIALRQVGGALAEVATERWGERTGSFGRAWSLFEDRAERLGGTALADRILTAARARAADVDTATVPEWLADRIALSYEARQLVGENVTEAQSARDNVLAYASLYRGRFPQAQQAWMRSDTDPTEAARELGDLVEELR, from the coding sequence ATGGATCCTCGGCTGAGCGGGTGGCGGGAGCGGGCGGCGAGCCGGTCCCGCGAGGCGATCGAGGCGCTGGCGGCGGTACCGGGCGTGACCGGGCTGGTGCTCGGCGGCAGCTTCGGGCGCGGTCTGCACTGGCCGTTGTCCGACCTCGACGTGATGGCGATCTGTTCCGGCCGGCCAGTCCCCGAGGTGGCGCAGGACGTCGACCGGTGCGCGTACCAACTCAGCGAGATGTGGGGCTCCAGCGGCATCTACACCGCGGTCGACGCCGGCCGGCTCACGTACGGCGAGGACGAGATCCGCCAGCTCGACGGGACGCTCGACCGGCTGGCGGACCCACGGTGGCTGCACGGGATGGACAAGATCTACGACGGCGTCGCGGCGCACGATCCACACGGAGCGGCGCAGGCGTTCCTCGACTGGTCGGCTCGGTATCGCTTCGAGCCGGCGGTCGTCGAACGGCGCATCGCGACCTGGTTCGGCCTCGCCGACACCGCGCTCGCGCGAGCCCAGACCCTCGATCCGACCGGCGCCTGGATCGCACTTCGGCAGGTCGGCGGCGCGCTCGCGGAGGTCGCGACCGAACGCTGGGGCGAACGCACCGGCTCGTTCGGACGTGCCTGGTCGCTGTTCGAGGACCGAGCCGAACGGCTCGGCGGTACAGCGCTGGCCGACCGCATCCTCACCGCGGCTCGCGCGCGAGCGGCGGACGTCGACACCGCGACAGTCCCGGAGTGGCTGGCGGACCGGATCGCCTTGTCGTACGAGGCACGCCAACTCGTCGGCGAGAACGTCACCGAAGCGCAGAGCGCGCGGGACAACGTGCTTGCCTACGCGTCCCTGTACCGCGGCCGGTTTCCCCAAGCCCAGCAGGCATGGATGCGCTCCGACACCGACCCAACGGAAGCCGCACGAGAGCTCGGCGACCTCGTCGAGGAACTGCGCTAG
- a CDS encoding DUF899 domain-containing protein: MLNKDFPAVVTRDEWLAARKELLVKEKELTRAHDRVNAERRELPMVRIDKDYVLEGENGKVGLLDLFEGRQQLVLHHFMWNFDLDDNGDEHPKDVGCTSCSSTADQIGDLVQLNVRGITLAAVSRGPFAKLDAFKKRMGWIFPWYSSAGSDFNYDFHVTVDDRVGPVLMNFRDETEIDWQPRMRGDYPAISTFVRDGDEVFHTYQTFARGIEYAGNATYYLDLTPFGRVGPGAGSAEMRFHDEYGPEDGA; the protein is encoded by the coding sequence ATGCTTAACAAAGACTTTCCGGCAGTGGTGACGCGGGACGAGTGGCTGGCGGCTCGAAAGGAGCTGCTGGTCAAGGAGAAGGAGCTCACCAGGGCGCACGATCGGGTCAACGCCGAGCGGCGGGAGCTGCCGATGGTGCGGATCGACAAGGACTACGTGCTCGAGGGCGAGAACGGGAAGGTCGGACTGCTGGACCTGTTCGAGGGCCGGCAGCAGCTCGTGCTGCACCACTTCATGTGGAACTTCGACCTCGACGACAACGGCGACGAGCACCCCAAGGACGTCGGCTGTACGAGCTGCTCCTCGACCGCCGACCAGATCGGCGATCTCGTGCAGCTCAACGTGCGCGGCATCACGCTGGCCGCGGTCTCGCGCGGTCCGTTCGCGAAGCTCGACGCCTTCAAGAAGCGGATGGGCTGGATCTTCCCCTGGTACTCGTCCGCGGGCAGCGACTTCAACTACGACTTCCACGTGACGGTGGACGACCGGGTCGGCCCGGTGCTGATGAACTTCCGCGACGAGACCGAGATCGACTGGCAGCCGCGCATGCGTGGCGACTATCCGGCGATCAGCACGTTCGTCCGCGACGGCGACGAGGTCTTCCACACGTACCAGACGTTCGCCCGCGGCATCGAGTACGCCGGCAACGCCACCTACTACCTCGACCTCACCCCGTTCGGCCGCGTCGGCCCGGGCGCGGGCAGCGCGGAGATGCGGTTCCACGACGAGTACGGACCCGAGGACGGCGCATGA
- a CDS encoding serine hydrolase domain-containing protein: MTDLQAEVDSLVASGAERGLQVAIYQNGKQVAEVSTIPPDTPIFSFSLGKAVTATLVHRLVERGMFAYDTRLDELWPEFAQQGKEKVTVRHVLDHSAGLPGLPLDTTVDDLCDHDRICGILAEAEPWWEPGTAFGYHAYTFGYLLGEVVRRATGRTMSDILRTEITEPLGIANELFFAVPPSEQGRLANLENTDGFTDQQPPDGTPRSTLPSAELGNDPDFLAAEIPSVCTTSARAIARMLAALLDEVDGVRLLTEETLRKATAVSIEGVDRIHGVPSRSGLGYALALAGPTTFGMGGGGGSMAWADPTRGISFAVTKTKLSPGFDTASRLAP; encoded by the coding sequence ATGACCGACCTGCAAGCAGAGGTTGACAGCCTGGTCGCGTCCGGCGCCGAGCGCGGCTTGCAGGTCGCGATCTACCAGAACGGCAAGCAGGTCGCCGAAGTCTCGACGATCCCGCCGGACACGCCGATCTTCAGCTTCTCCCTCGGCAAGGCCGTCACGGCGACGCTCGTGCACCGACTGGTCGAGCGTGGGATGTTCGCGTACGACACGCGCCTCGACGAGCTGTGGCCGGAGTTCGCCCAGCAGGGCAAGGAGAAAGTGACCGTACGGCACGTTCTCGACCACTCCGCGGGCCTGCCCGGCCTCCCACTCGACACCACCGTCGACGACCTCTGCGATCACGACAGGATTTGCGGGATCCTGGCCGAGGCCGAGCCCTGGTGGGAGCCGGGTACGGCGTTCGGCTATCACGCGTACACGTTCGGCTACCTGCTCGGCGAGGTCGTCCGCCGCGCCACCGGCCGAACGATGTCCGACATCCTGCGCACCGAGATCACCGAGCCGCTCGGCATCGCGAACGAGCTCTTCTTCGCCGTTCCTCCAAGCGAGCAAGGAAGACTGGCCAACCTGGAGAACACCGACGGCTTCACCGACCAACAGCCGCCCGACGGAACGCCGCGGAGCACGTTGCCCTCGGCGGAACTCGGCAACGACCCAGACTTCCTTGCCGCCGAGATCCCCTCGGTGTGTACGACCTCGGCCCGGGCGATCGCGAGGATGCTCGCGGCGCTGCTGGACGAGGTCGACGGGGTCCGGTTGCTCACCGAGGAGACCCTGCGGAAGGCCACCGCTGTGTCCATCGAGGGCGTCGACCGGATCCACGGCGTCCCCTCGCGGTCCGGCCTCGGCTACGCGCTGGCTCTGGCCGGACCGACCACCTTCGGCATGGGCGGCGGCGGAGGCAGCATGGCGTGGGCGGATCCGACGCGCGGAATCTCCTTCGCCGTCACGAAGACCAAACTCTCCCCGGGCTTCGACACGGCCTCTAGATTGGCGCCGTGA
- a CDS encoding winged helix DNA-binding domain-containing protein, which translates to MTEVLTNRALNRATLARQFLLDKADLTALEAVRHLYGLQAQAPTPPYFALWARLRTFEPDDLSKLIVDKQVVRIVLMRGTVHLVTADDARALRPLTQPLLNRDLLQNTIHAPKLAGIDFDELDRHTRAILAERPRTNAELGAALAEHYTDRDPGSLAYAARDKVPLVQVPPRGIWGKSGQPTYATAEHWLGEPLEQDSKPEEMVRRFLAAYGPASVLDVQAWSGLTKLGEVVERIRKDLRTFRNEDGRELFDLPDAPRPDPDTPAPPNLLGGFEQLLLSYADRTRVVSVEHLKEQVRTRAVARGTVLVDGRFAGVWDLAAKAKTATLTIELWVQIEKSERDALLRRAGELLRFAEPAADTHDVRVTTR; encoded by the coding sequence GTGACCGAGGTCCTGACCAACCGAGCGCTCAACCGCGCCACCTTGGCGCGCCAGTTCCTGCTCGACAAGGCCGACTTGACGGCGCTCGAGGCCGTGCGGCACCTGTACGGGTTGCAGGCCCAAGCGCCCACGCCGCCGTACTTCGCGCTCTGGGCACGTCTCCGAACCTTCGAGCCCGACGACCTCTCGAAGCTCATCGTCGACAAGCAGGTCGTCCGCATCGTGCTCATGCGCGGCACCGTTCACCTCGTCACCGCCGACGACGCGCGAGCGCTCAGGCCGCTCACCCAGCCGCTCCTCAACCGCGACCTCCTCCAGAACACCATCCACGCGCCCAAGCTCGCCGGCATCGACTTCGACGAGCTCGATCGGCACACCCGCGCGATCCTCGCCGAACGCCCGCGGACGAACGCCGAGCTCGGCGCCGCCCTCGCCGAGCACTACACCGACCGCGACCCGGGCTCGCTCGCCTACGCGGCGCGCGACAAGGTCCCGCTCGTCCAGGTGCCGCCGCGCGGGATCTGGGGCAAGAGCGGCCAGCCGACGTACGCGACCGCCGAGCACTGGCTCGGCGAGCCGCTCGAGCAGGACTCGAAGCCGGAGGAGATGGTGCGTCGCTTCCTCGCCGCGTACGGTCCCGCGAGCGTGCTGGACGTCCAGGCCTGGTCCGGCCTCACCAAGCTCGGCGAGGTCGTCGAACGGATCCGCAAGGACCTGCGCACGTTCCGGAACGAGGACGGCCGCGAGCTCTTCGACCTGCCCGACGCCCCGCGCCCCGACCCGGACACGCCGGCGCCCCCGAACCTGCTCGGCGGCTTCGAGCAGCTCCTGCTCTCCTACGCCGACCGCACCCGCGTCGTCTCGGTCGAACACCTCAAGGAACAGGTCAGAACGAGGGCCGTCGCCCGCGGCACCGTCCTCGTCGACGGCCGCTTCGCCGGCGTCTGGGACCTCGCCGCCAAGGCCAAGACGGCGACGCTCACGATCGAGCTGTGGGTCCAGATCGAGAAGTCAGAGCGGGACGCGCTCCTGCGACGGGCCGGGGAGCTGCTCCGGTTCGCCGAGCCGGCCGCCGACACCCACGACGTCCGGGTCACGACGCGGTGA